The sequence AATTATGGATGTAATGTGCAGAAAACTTATGCTAATTCGAGAAGTTGAGATCAGTGTTCAATTCATTATCTCTCTTTTATTCGTCGTATGAATGCCAAGTATTTTCCTAACTTCAGCAATTATGACACTATGATTGTTGAAGCTACCAAGAGATATTTGGTCCTGGTTGATATGTATGCTACTCATGTCTCTgactttgttcaaatttttgtaGCCGCTTCTTGCAATGCAGAGGCCCATTTGCTAAGCGAAGGCATCCTCTAGTGAACTCCTCGGTAGTTGCTGACATGAGAAGATGCATTGAGGAAGGGATTGAGTTTCAAGGAGAACTATTGAATTTTAGAAAAGATGGATCCCCTCTGATGAATAGGTTGCACATGACACCAATATATGGTGATAATGAAACCATAACACATATAATTGGCATACAGGTGTTTGCAGAAGCAACCCTTGATTTGGGTCCACTACCTGGATCTTCACCCTCGGAATCTGTGAGGGCATCTGCAAGGTTTAACGTTTCTTCTCGCGAAGTGGTATTAGATGGGAGTCGGAATATTAGCCGTGGGATTTGTGGGATAATGCACTTGAGCGATGAAGTACTTTCTATGAACATTCTTTCACGACTTAGCCCAAGGGATATAGCATCTATCTCCTCAGTTTGTCGGCGGCTTTATGAGCTAACAAAGAATGAAGACCTGTGGCAAATGGTCTGTCAAAATGCATGGGGTAGTGAAACAACTCGAATATTAGAAGCTGTGCCTGGCGCTAAAAGATTAGGTTGGGGCAGATTGGCAAGGGAGCTTACCACTCTGGAAGCAGCAGCATGGAGAAAACTAACCGTTGGAGGTGCCGTTGAACCCTCCCGTTGCAACTTCAGTGCATGTGCTGTTGGGAATCGTGTCGTTCTTTTTGGTGGAGAAGGTGTCAACATGCAGCCCATGAATGATACATTTGTATTGGATCTGAACTCCAGCAATCCCGAATGGAAATACGTCAAAGTGAGTTCTCCACCGCCTGGGCGATGGGGTCACACTCTTTCTTGTGTGAATGGTTCTCATCTCGTTCTATTTGGGGGCTGTGGTAGACAAGGCTTGCTCAATGATGTCTTTTTGTTGGATTTGGATGCCAAACACCCTACTTGGCGTGAAATCTCCGGCATAGCTCCACCACTTCCTAGATCATGGCATAGCTCTTGCACCCTTGATGGGACAAAGCTGATAGTGTCTGGTGGTTGTGCTGATTCCGGAGTTCTTTTGAGTGACACTTTCTTGCTCGATCTTTCAATGGAGAAACCCGTGTGGCGAGAGATACCAGTAGCGTGGACTCCACCTTCACGTTTGGGTCATACGTTATCCGTTTATGGTGGTAGGAAAATCTTGATGTTTGGAGGTCTTGCCAAAAGTGGTCCTCTACGGTTCCGATCAAGTGATGTGTTCACCATGGATCTTAGCGAGGACGAGCCCTGCTGGAGATCTGTCACAGGCAGTGGTATGCCTGGTGCCGGTAATCCAGGGGGCATAGTTCCTCCTCCTCGACTTGATCATGTGGCTGTGAGTCTTCCTGGTGGTAGAATCCTTGTCTTTGGTGGCTCTGTGGCAGGTCTGCACTCTGCATCCCAGCTCTATATGCTTGATCCAACTGAAGAGAAGCCAACCTGGAGAATTTTAAACGTACCTGGGCGACCTCCAAGATTTGCATGGGGACACAGTACATGCGTTGTTGGAGGGACAAGAGCTATAGTCCTTGGAGGTCAAACAGGGGAGGAGTGGATGCTGAGTGAGATTCACGAACTATCATTAGCGAGCTCTGTTATTTAATACCGACAGCGGGAAAATGGACGCCTAGAAGGTTCTCAAAAAAAGACATTATTTCGTGTTCAAGAAATTGACACCCATTCTAAGAATCCGTTCCATGGAATCAATTCTGCATAAGAAAGTGCATGACCTGCAAGTCAATGATTAGCTGAACAACCCGATCAGTACTCAGTACCTAAATTTGTTCTCTCTAAGGCACCTGGTTTCACTCCAGCCGATGGCCGGATCCCAGtttaaatttttgagttttgtATAATCGTTTGAAGAAAAATGGCTCTATCATCTCTCTGTCTAGGGTACTAGTACTTTGTAGGTTCATATTAGTAGGTCTAGTTTATGTCATGGATGTGCTGTGCTTCTGGTTGTGTAAGCTGAACTTGGAAGAAagacaacaaaaaaaaaggagCTGGACGAATCAACTCTTTTCAGTGTGTAATGTTACTGTTACGTTAGCTCTCCTCATGTTTTTAGCCAATGCTGTAATGTTTCCCAATTTTGGCCGATTAATTATTTAAGGTTTAAGAAGTTGGAATTGTCTTATATAatgtaatttatataaattaaatgtagttttcttctcatttcttcataaaaaaaaattaaatatccatgGTTGCTCGTAATGTAGTCAAGAATATGAGTTTTGAGTGATTCGAGCTATGgcatgaaatttttttgaagttttattttttataaagtgcCCGAATCTACCAGCTATCTAACAACTGGTCTTATTTCCACTAATTATAATCTTATTTCAAAGTGTACATCTTACCTCAGGGATTCAAGATTATAGATATATGATGAATTTGGCAAAGGATAGAACAGATAAGAAGATAATCGGAACATGCAAGCCACCATGGTTCCGTGGTTCCATTGAAGATCAACAGAATAAGTTAACCACAGAACAATTTCATCGATGGTCATATATGACCATGCATGTATAATTGGACTGAGTGAGAAGTTCCACGTAGTCACCCCCGTCCCCCATACATTACATAGCTTTGTCAGATCGCATCACTGGTTTTATCTTCCCTTAGAAAGGAATTAAACAGTTGACTTCTAATTTCCAGATTATGAACCAATTTTTTTAGACAAAGACCAAAACTATGCATGCTTTTGACCATGTTTCTCAAAATTAAATGGTTCTTAAAATAAATCACCAAGTCAATTATTTTCGAGGTAAAATTATCTAGCATCTTGTAGCGAGCGAGACCACCAAAGGAAGAACTTGCATACTATACTGGCTACTCTTAAAGACATAAGATACAGAGAATTATGGCTTTACTGCATCAGAATCAATGAATCATACAGATGAATTGATATACAAGATGAGTCTTGGAAGATTTTCAAGAAACATCGTAATAACAGCCCCAAACATGAACATCAGAAAAAAAGCAAGTAATATCTTTCCAACGTACACCAAACTGATCAGTGATTGTGGTTCAGACCTTGTAGAATGTGAATCAGCAAGACCCTGTTGAGGTAACAATGCATTATTAGATAGCCTTTGTAAATAATGATAGTCGTGAGCCAACAATTCCTATTAAGAAAACTATGCAACGTATAGCATACAAAAAATTAGGTATTCACTTCTCTCTTTTTTCTACCCCAAACTTCAATGTTAAGCAACTAACACAGTAGGGGAATATATTATTGTCATTGATGATCCCTCGGTAACTAAATTTTACCAATAATACCGTAGAAACCAAGAAATCACAGATATAACAGTCTTCCATTTGCCTCATACATTAATGTCGTTCAAAATACCACTCGTACAAGAATCACAATCAAGAAgtgttttttttagaaatgaATCAAGAAgtgttttttttagaaatgaATCAAAAAGTGTTTTTGATGCAGCATTATTGAGGTAACATAAGATCACCAGTGATTTCCCTGCCACCAAAATCATCTTATCTCGAGAAAACCAAAAATATCAATTGCCTAACAGATCTAGCTTACATGTTTTTGTAAGGAATTTGGTGAGTATAAAAGTAGAAGTTACGTAAGTGCCTATATCTTGGACAGGATAGCTAAATGCATATCATGAGTACACAGTATGAAAAGTAAAGTTTTGTGAAAAGAGCAGGATGTGTCaccaaatcaacaaaaaaatcaagacTTTCCTTTTAACGATGCTTGTTTTAcacttgattttgttttttcatGGTTTTCTTTAGAAAATGAGTATATATTTGTATTAGAATGGTTTGAGGCTGGAAAAAGGTTACAACATACAATGGAGTTTGGATTCAGcaagaattaaaataaaagtttataaagctaagcttttttattctttttttttttgggaaacaaGCGTAAGCATATTTATGTTCAGATATAATAGTAAGaattggttttttttatttgaaaaggTAAACACAGGCTTTAACAGCCACATTttctaaattcttaatttcagCATATCGAACACTCTTTTAAGCTCAAAGGCCTAACCCACCGGCTTTTTCCGAATCAGCTTCTTCATTCAAACGCATTCAATACCATACTGCTCCAACCAATttctcatgatttttttttatggcaagggtcaATCAAAAGCCACCAGCTTTCTGACATCTTATTTCTAAGCAACCTAATCCCAACAATAATACATCCAAAAAAAGATCAGACACAGGAAACCACACATCATAGAACTACATGCCATCTCCGGGATTGTCCTTTCACAATCTCCTGTACACTAATCTTGTTTTACATGAATGTCATTTAGTCAAAACTCATAATTCAAAGATTTCGCACCAAAACTCGTACCTTAGCAGATACTTTCCGAACTCGAGTTGGTTCAATGTGTACCCCTTTATCacctatttaaaaaaaaacacagtaAAGAAAAGGATATAAGTAACCTTGTGACCCGCAACTCGCCTACTGGTGGTGATCACAATTTGGGATCATATATAAAAAACCAGGGGTGGATCAAATGGGACAATAAGCGATGTTCCCCAAAATTCAAACATCggtaattttattaaaaaatgcaACTTTGCCCCAGATAAACTAAGTTGCCTCCAATAAATTTATAGGTCATCCCCAACCAAAACCAAGATAGAATATCACATGACATTGAATCACCATATGAATGAACCACAGTCCGCAACTTCCAATCCGGACCATACTTAACGAGCACTGAATTGGGGCCAAAGCTAACTGGCTCTTCTTCCCcttctttcactgcctcgatGTGTGAAGCAAGTGTAATATTCGCAATACCACCACTGTCATTTTTATTATGTAGCCTCTTATTTATCAAATTCACCGCAAAACCCGCTTCAGTACCAGAAGAAAAACGCAGAATCTTGCCTGAACTCCTGCATTCTACCTCCACAAACTACAAATTTGAAACATACTCtccaattaattattaaaataacaatCTGCATGCAtaatgaaaaggaaaaaaaattggactTCAAAAGCACGAGAATACTattttaattaactaaaaatcaaaatcttgaAATAACTATCAATCATCAAACCATCATTTTCAATCAACTTCTTGTTTATAAAATTCACAAGAAAACTCCTAATCCTGCCTGAAATCATGCAAGACACAAATGTAATCTTTACAGAACGGATTTCCTCAACTCCATCAAGAATCCGAGCGGCGATACACATGCATAAATTAGAATTCAAATAGGCATTCTAAAATTGTTTTATAACACCTAAAAATCAAGATTTAGGACAATCGTAGAAGAACCAATGGCTTCTTCTGGCCGGAAAATATGAAGAGAGTGATGGAGCTCACCGGTGGAGGTGCCTGAGGATGTTTGACTTCTGTATGAGCTATGTCCTCAGCCATATGAATCAAAAAGGTGCGATGATTGCAGAATGTTTATTGAGATTCACGCGTATCATAGAAATTTCTAGAGTTGACTGGGAACATGAAGAATCAGTTTGGATCAGCAAAAGGTAAAAGGAAAATATGTAAACATCTAATACAAACGCCTCGTTTGTAAATTTCTGACGGTGGAAAGGTACGAAGATTCTCACCGGGAATTATTCCACGACGCACCTTGTCTAATATGCACATACAGATATAAGAAATGAGCTGGGGACGTGGGATCGACTCGGGACGTGGGATCGGCTCGTTCC comes from Primulina huaijiensis isolate GDHJ02 chromosome 2, ASM1229523v2, whole genome shotgun sequence and encodes:
- the LOC140971285 gene encoding adagio protein 1-like, translated to MEWDSDLESDLSSEDDGEEGIGAGLGFLLRKSGGDQSPFSVDSLLQPAPCGFVVVDVLEPDNPIIYVNSVFEMVTGYRAEEVLGRNCRFLQCRGPFAKRRHPLVNSSVVADMRRCIEEGIEFQGELLNFRKDGSPLMNRLHMTPIYGDNETITHIIGIQVFAEATLDLGPLPGSSPSESVRASARFNVSSREVVLDGSRNISRGICGIMHLSDEVLSMNILSRLSPRDIASISSVCRRLYELTKNEDLWQMVCQNAWGSETTRILEAVPGAKRLGWGRLARELTTLEAAAWRKLTVGGAVEPSRCNFSACAVGNRVVLFGGEGVNMQPMNDTFVLDLNSSNPEWKYVKVSSPPPGRWGHTLSCVNGSHLVLFGGCGRQGLLNDVFLLDLDAKHPTWREISGIAPPLPRSWHSSCTLDGTKLIVSGGCADSGVLLSDTFLLDLSMEKPVWREIPVAWTPPSRLGHTLSVYGGRKILMFGGLAKSGPLRFRSSDVFTMDLSEDEPCWRSVTGSGMPGAGNPGGIVPPPRLDHVAVSLPGGRILVFGGSVAGLHSASQLYMLDPTEEKPTWRILNVPGRPPRFAWGHSTCVVGGTRAIVLGGQTGEEWMLSEIHELSLASSVI
- the LOC140971287 gene encoding uncharacterized protein isoform X1; translation: MAEDIAHTEVKHPQAPPPFVEVECRSSGKILRFSSGTEAGFAVNLINKRLHNKNDSGGIANITLASHIEAVKEGEEEPVSFGPNSVLVKYGPDWKLRTVVHSYGDSMSCDKGVHIEPTRVRKVSAKGLADSHSTRSEPQSLISLVYVGKILLAFFLMFMFGAVITMFLENLPRLILYINSSV
- the LOC140971287 gene encoding uncharacterized protein isoform X2 — encoded protein: MAEDIAHTEVKHPQAPPPFVEVECRSSGKILRFSSGTEAGFAVNLINKRLHNKNDSGGIANITLASHIEAVKEGEEEPVSFGPNSVLVKYGPDWKLRTVVHSYGDKGVHIEPTRVRKVSAKGLADSHSTRSEPQSLISLVYVGKILLAFFLMFMFGAVITMFLENLPRLILYINSSV